TGTAAAACGCCCAATTAAATGAATGATTAGGCATTCCCTTCTTGTAGTAGAACCACTGAAAGACCAATGTGTGGGAGAGACCATCATAAATAGTGATTGTTAAGGGCCCTGCTGTCCGATCAGCAGGCAGAACactaaaaaccaaaatattaaaacattaaaaaggacCACCACATTTCAcatatttgttaaatattagGATGTGGTTTTAACAAGAGTGTGAAAACAATGTGTGTGAATCAAAAGtgaaaaacaaggacatctGAATTAAAACGTATAGGAAAAGTGCTAAAAATGCCTACAATGTATGTGATAAATCACCACCTTTTTGATGGTGCGTCAGGTAAACTCACATACACTGAACTATAAAGTGAAACCTATGATACGCCATGAATTCTGTACCTGTGTCTCAAAGATAAACGCTTCAAGACTGTTGGCAGCCTTCTCTCTCTCATGTTTCTGTAGATCTCTATCTGTCAGATCTTGAAGCCTAGACATAAATAAAAAGAGTTACGAGACGTCAGGGTTCAGACAGACCTGTAACAAGCTCTCTCAAAGTCAAACCAAAGTTTCAGCTGTCCCAATTTTGTCAACATAACCGGGTTTATACATTCACAATCCCTATTCACTCTCCCATCACTTACCTTTTGGAGGCCTTTTTCatctcttcctccagaaaatCTGGAACATCATTAACAGTCTGCGATGCTTCTATTTCATCAACCACCTTCTGTTTTTTAGGAATTACAGGTTTCTTAGATTCTCCTTCGGGGGCTTTTACAGTCTCACTTTCCTTTTTTGCCTCTTCCTCTGCAGCTTTCTGAGgagaatagtaaaaaaaatatcagttatATGTGCAACACGGTCTAAAGCCTGTTTATGACAATAACTATATTACTGCAATGCTGTGGATTGAAGCTGTCTCAAATGTATGCCCCATACAGCGTATGTGAAATATATCATACACACATTTGCACACAGCAGCAccctaaagaacaaaaaataaacagattttgCGCTTATTCGACACATGGTTATGTGGAAACCATAGAGATTACCTGGTCCCCGCCTGctgtctctccctctttctgTTCTTCTTGTTTTTCACCCTCTGTTGGGGTTTCCTTTTTGCTATCTTGCTCACTTGGTGGTTCTGTGGATTCCTGATCCTCTTCCTTTGTGGCTTCGTTAGGTGGGTCCTCATCTTCCTGCCAAAAACATACACAGGCAGGCAATATTAACACAATGAAATGCACGGACACTTTCATATCAATACAACTTTATACACCACTGTTTCCCTACCTAACAATAAAGGAGCCAGGCTCTGGCACCCCTTGCTCTGACAATGTCTTACCTGAACACTGTCAGTGGTATTCtccttattttcttgtgtggtGCCACCACCTCCAAAAAGGCTAGATATAGTATTCCCGAGCTCTgccaggaggaaaaaaaatagtcgGTATAGTCGGCATTATCGTGTTTATTACATGATCATCCACTTCATATATGTAGGAACTAAGAGTCTGGAAGAGGATAAAACTGCAGTCTACTGAAACAATTATATTTCCTTTTAGTCATgcacagatcccccccccccaatggaTGAGTAAAGTAATGAATATATTTCTTAAGGAGTTCAGTAGCACTGCTCACTGGACGTTTCTTGATTTCAATAAGGCCGGACAATGTGGCCTACAACATCCACACAGGCAAACTAGAGAGTTTTACCCACAATAGTCTATAAAACGCACGGGTCGAGCCTGCTTGGGATTATTGTTGCAATAGTTCAAATAACCAGAGAGCTTTTAATTGGCTCATTTTCCTACAATTTCTGACAACCAATAAAGGGTCAATGCTTTCAGGAGTAGGATGTTAAAGCAGTTGAAGCTGCCATCACAGATTAGAAGTGGACATTTTCCATTTACTACATGGTCACCTTCGCACAGACCAATTTTTGCAGTTATGCGAGTATGGTAACTTTCAGCACTTCACACTTTATAGTCAAACTTGCTAACTTATTAGGCCAATATAGAAAAAGTCAAAAATAACAGTTTACCGCTGATATATTTATTCCTCAAAATGTTCATTATTAATGCAATAAGCTTGGTTCTTAAGGAGGTGAGCGGAAGAAGCTGAACATGCCTTGGATGACAGCATCACTTACTTGTCAATGTGGATTCCTGCTCTGGCTTTTCCTCCACCATTGTCTCAAAGACAGCCTCAaccttaatataaaaaaaaaaaaaaaatttgccctTTCTTGACACAGGGTTATACTCGCAacacaagattttttttgtcatttttagcaTGTCTTTATTGACCCATTGTTCCCTGTGACAGAATgttatgtgacagaatgacctgtaatacaaggccccaaggtagtcagagatgactccagcctggctgccaaacaggcaggaactccattgtttaattaatcccatcaatacgATTGCTGaatggggattaaaggttgggttgaatacatgtatccgttaatttatgttaatgaagttctgtggctatatgagtctatgttttactacaataaactgttcagtCCTGCTGTagtcagttcaaggtagttgtgtctacttattgggtacacatagcagggttccaaggtgcgcatgctggctggtgctggaagtgattccggggacaacaggaggatacatgtgggtgatctctgggagttactacagctctcttggtgaacccgttacattccCTTTTCCGTTTCTAGTACACCCACacaaacaatatattgttttatttgaaacacAGATAGGGTTCTCCTTTATAAAACTTTAGTTTAATCTGATTTATGATTTCTTCAACAAGTTAGTTTTTACCCCAGTGGGATGTGATTTATGTTCAACACAATTCCCCTGAGCAGAATACTACCCCATATGGATAGTTCTGGGGGTTTTCCCATTtataaaaagggagaaaaatgcTCTTACATActacactttttattatttttaaacgttGGACTGGGGGcaagatttttttctcaatgtATATTTGAAGTAGGAGGTACATGAGTTGTTCGGGCACCTATTTTtccatttctattatttttaccattttttattataattatttactgtatatccCTTTGAGGTCTTTAAAGACTTCAGGAATCTCCCTTGGAATCACATCACTGGAGcctatttttcattttgattcCCACTGCTGACAATCACAGTGATCTGCAAGCAGGGCACCACTGCCCAGCATTGCTGATCGCAGCACCTGTGATGAGCATGCAAGGAGAGCTCATAAGTgttcaagagggtctggatagacccccTGGGaacctttttacatttaatattgtttcaGTCGGTCTCAGGGCAggaagagctgagctggccctgtataatgtaatgtaaatgtagTTAAATCAACAAGCCTTCTTGAAAATCTCCctgtacaataaatacattatacagggccacttCAGCCTTTCTTGTTGGAGAAATAAGCTAaagttggctcttcataatggaTGGTGAAGAGAAGCCATATGCCCATCCTGAACACAagtttttacagcagaaaaacaaTTATTAGACTGGCACTATGATTCTTATGTACTGTCAATCTATATTTCTATGCTAGTTACACAACTTGTGTTCAAACCTTCAGTGACAGGGACACATCGAGGCAAACAATGAATAGAAGCTTCCACTACATCTCAACTTACCCGGTCAAGGCTTAGCAGGCCACTTTCATCCATGTTGAAGTGGGCTTTGATGCCTTTAGATTCATAGTCAGATCTTTTCTCAAAGCTTTCTCCAACCCCATTCAACTTTACTGTAGTCAGGTTCAGTGATCCAAAAATCCTGACAAAAAATcgttatgaaaaaaaattacacacatatacacacacacacacacacacacacttaactaAATGACTCCCAGTACCCATACactgatatacacacacacacgcattctGTGCAGTATGAAGGTTATGTCTTATTACACTGTTAGCGAAGGCTGCAAATCATTGCAGGATACTCACTGCAGATCCTCAGGCCCCAGAAAGGTGAGATCTCCATAGTTGATATTGAATTCAAAGTCATCATTGTAGCGATTGAAGGTGATGACTTTGCGCTGGGGGTAGGGGGCCATTCTCTGAAACAGAATTCTCTTGTTGTGCTTCAGACTTTTCTTTTCAttctcttcttctacttctctgGTAAACTCCACCTGGAAGACATAAGCAAAGTGTCACAACCCAGTAGAATATGTACCCCTGGTAGCAACATTCTgctgtgctttaaaaaaataaccaactagtttttatatacatacacacacagaagaCCTCACCTGAATGGGGAATGCGGCAGCATCTCTCACCACAAAAGGTTTTACTTTGAATGCTTTGCTGAGAGCAGCTGCCTGATACACGGCTCCCATGGCTGCTGCCTCATCTGCATTGATATTCTTTCCCAGTTCCTCCCTGTGAACCAGACAGATACATTTATTAGTAATGAACGGAATAAAAAAAGGATGGCGGCACATCTCAGCCAAGCACTATACATTAGGCTAGACATACTTTCCAACAGCCTTAAGCAACAGCTCCTGAACTTTGGGGACACGAGTGGCTCCCCCCACCAGGATAACCTGATCAATTTCATCCTGTCAGAAAAGAAGAATTTTAATTATTACCAggaaactaaaagaaaaaaaagactcatCAGATCAGTGGAAACACctaggtcttgaaagcttggtAAGCCGTATAGATCGCTATTCCAATGCATTCAGAGACTCAGCTGTCCTTACCATGTTCATTTCGGCACTGCTTAGAGCCTGCTGCACCGGGACAGACACTCTTGTAAATATATCAGTGCATAGTTCTTCAAGCTCTTGGCGTGTCACCTTTGCTTTGAAATCAATGTCATCCATGAGGCCTTCAATCtaaacacagtaacacacttCAGAGCAATTCAAGACAATGTAGCAGAAAACAAGACATCATGAAATTAAATtagtacattatattataagtgtgtgtatgtatgtatgtatgtatgtatgtatgagtgaaGAGGGAACATAATAGACCAAGGGAGTAAGGAGCAAGTAATGCTTTGCAATAAAAAGCTgaggaaattattattaaatgtaaataaagtcCATAGAATTTGCCAGATTGAGGGCACATTCTGAGTGCTTCAGCAGAGGTAAAAGGTAAAGACGTTTGTTTACTAAATATGTGGTTGGCAGGAAAGTTTTGGGTTTAAATCCCTTAATTGACAAGGACTGTAAAATAGACATCCCTGGCAAACTTCTAGGCAAGGCAAACCAATCTAgccctgcacaatgcatagTTGGATTAGTGAGGAGACTCAAGAAGTCTTATTGATTTACATATGCTTTATACATGGCCATTCAAGCTATACGTGGTACAGAAGGTCACTGGGGTTTGTCCTTGATAAAGTTCAGTCAGGGATTTGAAACTTCCTCTTTGGTGAATAGTCAGGACCCCAAAAGCCGGTtagagtaaaatatatttatatattaaatacctGAGCCATGTGGTCATTGTTTGCACTTAGAATTGTCTTAACACGGTTTGCCTCCTTAAGAAGTTTAGCCATAGCTCGTGGGTTTTCCCGCACATCCTTCTTGGACTTCTTTTGCTCATTAAAGAGCTTGGCCAAATGATCCCGAAGGCGTAAATCCAGCTCCAGTCCTCCAAGTGTGCGATCAAACCTGGgtgggcagaaaaaaaaaaggcaattattCTTCCTGCTGAATGGGTGAGTTAACTATTAAATGGAAATTACAGTCATCATTTGGGCATTAATATATAGGATAGCTATGTATTACCTTTAAATAAAACTTGTTTGTTCAAGCAAATGCATATAGGAGTGCATGAGAATCCAACTCTATGACCGAGGTCTCTTTGCCTACCCCAGCTATTTACATTAGCAATGTCAGACTGCTCCGGACTTATTCTGCAAGACTTTATTTACTTTACAGGTAAAAATGCACGTTACCTACTAGCTCATTAATTTACATATGTGAGGAGCAGCAGAAGGCAATATCTTTCACTGCCAGAAAGACTGGACAAAGATCTAATTCTACAATGGCCGTCAAAACAGCTAGTCTCTGCATAgccaactttatttttaatttcattactTGAATACAGAAGTAATTGCTTTTTCTCGTTAGAAATCAATTCTTACCCGACTCCACGTATTTGAAGCTGGGGTTGAGTGCCAGAGTCTTTAGTCTTCACAGTTTGGTAAGTGACAATAGTGCATTTTGTACTCCTAGATCCCATGTCATAAAACATGATACTCTGAAAAGAGGTAACATTTCTGTAAGACAAACACAACCACCCCaccaggaaaaaacaaaaacagtactGTCTCTGAAAGAATAGTGATAATACATCCGACCCGCATAGAAGAAAAAAGTACAGACTGCTAACCAAATAAACAAAGGCAGACAATGCATATGTaccataaaata
This window of the Spea bombifrons isolate aSpeBom1 chromosome 12, aSpeBom1.2.pri, whole genome shotgun sequence genome carries:
- the HYOU1 gene encoding hypoxia up-regulated protein 1 isoform X2 — its product is MHMTELRRDPLKMGLPVWALGLFFLVTFLPSQTGSVAVMSVDMGSEWMKVAIVKPGVPMEIVLNKESRRKTPVAVALKEDERLFGDNALGMAVKNPKITFRFFQDLLGKRAENPQVEAFKAKFPEYQIEKDERRGTVAFKLSDELMYSPEEVLGMLLNYSRSLAEEFAEQPVKDIVITVPVFFNQAERRAVLHAAQLAGLKVLQLINDNTAVALNYGVFRRKDINATAQSIMFYDMGSRSTKCTIVTYQTVKTKDSGTQPQLQIRGVGFDRTLGGLELDLRLRDHLAKLFNEQKKSKKDVRENPRAMAKLLKEANRVKTILSANNDHMAQIEGLMDDIDFKAKVTRQELEELCTDIFTRVSVPVQQALSSAEMNMDEIDQVILVGGATRVPKVQELLLKAVGKEELGKNINADEAAAMGAVYQAAALSKAFKVKPFVVRDAAAFPIQVEFTREVEEENEKKSLKHNKRILFQRMAPYPQRKVITFNRYNDDFEFNINYGDLTFLGPEDLQIFGSLNLTTVKLNGVGESFEKRSDYESKGIKAHFNMDESGLLSLDRVEAVFETMVEEKPEQESTLTKLGNTISSLFGGGGTTQENKENTTDSVQEDEDPPNEATKEEDQESTEPPSEQDSKKETPTEGEKQEEQKEGETAGGDQKAAEEEAKKESETVKAPEGESKKPVIPKKQKVVDEIEASQTVNDVPDFLEEEMKKASKRLQDLTDRDLQKHEREKAANSLEAFIFETQDKLRQKEFLKVSTEEQREEISSKLSQVSNWLEDEGYGATTKELKDKLAELKKLCKSLFFKVEERRKWPDRLAALDSLLNHSSIFLKSARMIPDDDQIFTDVELNTLEKLISDTWTWKNETLAEQAKLVATEKPVLLSKDIEQKLGALDREVQYLLNKAKFSKPKPKKKSNATKSDKNTTENEEKVIPPTSKEEKPIDPEPITEPPVEEKSETPELGSEAGNPGHAQEF
- the HYOU1 gene encoding hypoxia up-regulated protein 1 isoform X1 translates to MHMTELRRDPLKMGLPVWALGLFFLVTFLPSQTGSVAVMSVDMGSEWMKVAIVKPGVPMEIVLNKESRRKTPVAVALKEDERLFGDNALGMAVKNPKITFRFFQDLLGKRAENPQVEAFKAKFPEYQIEKDERRGTVAFKLSDELMYSPEEVLGMLLNYSRSLAEEFAEQPVKDIVITVPVFFNQAERRAVLHAAQLAGLKVLQLINDNTAVALNYGVFRRKDINATAQSIMFYDMGSRSTKCTIVTYQTVKTKDSGTQPQLQIRGVGFDRTLGGLELDLRLRDHLAKLFNEQKKSKKDVRENPRAMAKLLKEANRVKTILSANNDHMAQIEGLMDDIDFKAKVTRQELEELCTDIFTRVSVPVQQALSSAEMNMDEIDQVILVGGATRVPKVQELLLKAVGKEELGKNINADEAAAMGAVYQAAALSKAFKVKPFVVRDAAAFPIQVEFTREVEEENEKKSLKHNKRILFQRMAPYPQRKVITFNRYNDDFEFNINYGDLTFLGPEDLQIFGSLNLTTVKLNGVGESFEKRSDYESKGIKAHFNMDESGLLSLDRVEAVFETMVEEKPEQESTLTKLGNTISSLFGGGGTTQENKENTTDSVQEDEDPPNEATKEEDQESTEPPSEQDSKKETPTEGEKQEEQKEGETAGGDQKAAEEEAKKESETVKAPEGESKKPVIPKKQKVVDEIEASQTVNDVPDFLEEEMKKASKRLQDLTDRDLQKHEREKAANSLEAFIFETQDKLRQKEFLKVSTEEQREEISSKLSQVSNWLEDEGYGATTKELKDKLAELKKLCKSLFFKVEERRKWPDRLAALDSLLNHSSIFLKSARMIPDDDQIFTDVELNTLEKLISDTWTWKNETLAEQAKLVATEKPVLLSKDIEQKLGALDREVQYLLNKAKFSKPKPKKKSNATKSDKNTTENEEKVIPPTSKEEKPIDPEPITEPPVEEKSETPELGSEADSTSQKTPELPEENPKTEL